A stretch of Comamonadaceae bacterium M7527 DNA encodes these proteins:
- a CDS encoding sugar ABC transporter substrate-binding protein — protein MTAGLAQAATELVVATVNNGHMIEMQKLSSNFEKANPDIKLKWVTLEEGVLRQRVTTDIATKGGQFDVMTIGMYETPIWGKKGWLQELKTDAAYDVNDLLPAMRGGLSVDGKLFAAPFYGESSMLMYRKDLADKAGVSVPDRPTWVEIRDLASKMHDPANGVYGICLRGKPGWGDNMALISTMVNTFGGQWFDMDWKPQLESKPWKDAVTFYVDMLTKYGPPGSAANSFNEILALTNSGKCGMWVDATIAASFVSDPKQSEVADQMAFAQAPTAVTPKGANWLWAWALAVPSGSKKVDAAQKFVTWATSKEYIELVAKTNGWGAVPTGTRKSTYANPKFVKAARFAPAEKMAIDSANPSDSTLPKSPYVGVQFAAIPEFQAIGTTVGQQMSAALAGKSSIDAALKASQVAAERQMKKAGYYK, from the coding sequence ATGACAGCTGGTTTGGCACAAGCCGCTACCGAATTGGTCGTGGCCACCGTTAACAACGGCCATATGATCGAAATGCAAAAGCTCAGCAGCAATTTCGAGAAGGCCAACCCAGACATCAAACTCAAGTGGGTCACACTTGAAGAAGGCGTATTGCGCCAACGTGTCACCACAGACATCGCCACCAAAGGCGGCCAGTTTGACGTGATGACCATAGGCATGTACGAAACCCCAATTTGGGGCAAAAAAGGTTGGCTGCAAGAGCTCAAGACCGACGCAGCTTACGACGTTAACGACTTGTTGCCAGCCATGCGCGGCGGCTTGTCTGTAGACGGCAAGTTGTTTGCCGCACCGTTTTACGGCGAAAGCTCAATGTTGATGTACCGCAAGGACTTGGCTGACAAAGCTGGCGTGTCTGTGCCAGACCGTCCAACATGGGTTGAGATCCGTGACTTGGCCTCAAAAATGCACGACCCAGCAAATGGCGTGTATGGCATTTGCTTGCGTGGCAAGCCAGGCTGGGGCGACAACATGGCCCTGATCTCAACCATGGTCAACACCTTTGGTGGCCAGTGGTTTGACATGGACTGGAAGCCGCAGCTAGAAAGCAAGCCATGGAAAGACGCTGTTACGTTCTACGTAGACATGCTCACCAAGTACGGCCCTCCAGGCTCAGCCGCCAACAGCTTCAACGAAATCTTGGCTCTGACCAATTCCGGCAAGTGTGGCATGTGGGTTGACGCAACTATTGCAGCCTCATTTGTAAGCGACCCCAAGCAATCGGAAGTTGCCGACCAAATGGCGTTTGCACAAGCTCCAACAGCCGTAACACCCAAGGGTGCCAACTGGTTGTGGGCGTGGGCGCTGGCTGTGCCATCAGGCTCTAAAAAGGTTGATGCCGCTCAGAAGTTCGTCACATGGGCGACCTCTAAAGAGTACATCGAGCTGGTTGCCAAGACCAACGGTTGGGGTGCTGTACCAACAGGTACACGCAAGAGCACATATGCAAATCCAAAATTTGTAAAAGCTGCTCGCTTCGCACCTGCTGAGAAGATGGCTATCGACTCTGCCAACCCAAGCGACTCAACACTGCCAAAGAGCCCATACGTTGGCGTGCAGTTTGCTGCCATCCCTGAGTTCCAAGCAATCGGCACCACAGTGGGTCAGCAAATGAGCGCAGCATTGGCAGGCAAGAGCTCCATTGATGCCGCACTGAAAGCCAGCCAAGTGGCTGCTGAGCGTCAGATGAAGAAGGCCGGCTACTACAAGTAA
- a CDS encoding sugar ABC transporter permease yields MKRTLPRLLMAPAVSTLFLWMIVPLVMTIYFSLIQFNFLQPELSGYIGFENYEYFLTDPSFGAAVMNTLLLLSSVIGITVVFGVLVALLINEPLAGRGIVRILLISPFFIMPTVNALLWKNMMMNPIYGVLAQVWIFFGATPVDWLTELPLFSVIVMVSWQWLPFATLIFITSLQSMDREQLEASRMDGANFFQQFRYLYIPHLGRSVAVVVMIELIFLLSVFAEIYTTTGGGPGDASTNVAYLIFKQALLNFDAGVASAGALFAVVLANIVGIFMIRMVGKNLDK; encoded by the coding sequence ATGAAACGCACGCTTCCTCGCCTTTTAATGGCTCCCGCTGTCAGTACGCTCTTCTTGTGGATGATCGTGCCGCTGGTGATGACCATCTATTTCTCGCTCATACAGTTCAATTTTTTACAGCCGGAGTTGTCTGGCTACATTGGGTTTGAGAACTACGAATACTTCTTAACGGACCCTTCATTTGGCGCTGCTGTGATGAACACGCTGCTACTGCTCAGCAGCGTCATTGGCATTACCGTTGTCTTTGGCGTACTTGTTGCACTGCTCATCAACGAGCCACTCGCTGGCCGAGGCATAGTGCGCATACTGCTGATTTCGCCCTTTTTCATCATGCCCACAGTGAACGCTTTGCTGTGGAAGAACATGATGATGAACCCCATCTACGGCGTACTCGCGCAAGTGTGGATCTTCTTTGGAGCTACACCTGTTGACTGGCTCACAGAGCTGCCGTTGTTCTCTGTGATTGTCATGGTGTCATGGCAATGGCTGCCGTTTGCCACGCTGATCTTCATCACGTCACTGCAAAGCATGGACCGGGAACAGCTCGAAGCCTCCCGCATGGATGGTGCCAACTTCTTCCAGCAGTTTCGCTACCTGTACATCCCACACCTAGGCCGATCAGTGGCGGTGGTGGTGATGATTGAGCTCATCTTCTTACTCAGCGTCTTCGCCGAAATTTACACCACTACAGGTGGTGGCCCAGGTGACGCCAGTACCAACGTGGCTTACCTCATCTTTAAGCAAGCGCTGCTCAACTTTGACGCGGGCGTGGCCTCTGCCGGCGCGTTGTTTGCAGTGGTGTTGGCCAACATTGTGGGCATATTCATGATTCGCATGGTTGGTAAAAACCTAGACAAATAA
- a CDS encoding Lrp/AsnC family transcriptional regulator: MNKANTITWDNTDLQLLAQLQADASLTNAALAAKLGLSPATALRRVKRLRDAGVIERQAAILNADAVALMVGAGLHAIVEISLDHQGAEHLDAFEAHVCAHPGVQQCWRTSPGPDFCLVVQATDMPAYLAMAQTLFTAHANVRNVKAFFSVKRAKFSTQVALGGPV; encoded by the coding sequence ATGAACAAGGCCAACACCATCACCTGGGACAACACAGACCTTCAACTACTGGCCCAACTGCAAGCGGACGCCAGCCTCACCAACGCCGCGCTGGCCGCCAAGCTGGGGCTGTCACCCGCTACAGCATTGCGTCGCGTCAAGCGCCTACGAGACGCTGGCGTCATTGAGCGCCAAGCCGCCATACTCAACGCCGACGCAGTGGCGCTGATGGTGGGCGCGGGCTTGCACGCCATTGTTGAAATCAGCCTAGACCACCAAGGCGCCGAACACCTGGACGCCTTTGAAGCCCACGTCTGCGCCCACCCCGGCGTGCAGCAATGCTGGCGCACCAGCCCAGGGCCAGACTTTTGTTTGGTGGTGCAGGCCACCGACATGCCCGCCTACCTGGCGATGGCACAAACGCTTTTTACAGCGCATGCCAATGTGCGCAACGTGAAGGCGTTTTTCAGCGTGAAGCGCGCTAAGTTTTCAACGCAAGTGGCACTTGGTGGTCCGGTGTAA